One window of the Novipirellula caenicola genome contains the following:
- the ylqF gene encoding ribosome biogenesis GTPase YlqF — MSIQWFPGHMHKARLEIQSVLPKVDVVIEVLDARIPYSSENPMLAELRGDKPCLKVLAKSDLADDAMTEVWISHFEESVGVRAHAVTTEDVPTIRRLKHIVAKMVPHRAGMTITAMIVGIPNVGKSTIINFLANRKIAKTGNTPAVTQQQQRVNIGDSVALLDTPGVLWPNVHNVNSGYRLGLVGSIKDTAMDYADIGFFGARYLAANYPERLMQRYDLTSVPGTDLELIEAIGRRRGCLGKSNLVDIDRASRILVNDIRAGELGRLTLETPELMQREQLQTAKLIAEKEEASKEKDAKRKKRFRDKQRAQRKSREMR, encoded by the coding sequence ATGTCCATCCAGTGGTTTCCGGGCCATATGCACAAAGCCCGGCTCGAAATTCAATCGGTGCTCCCCAAAGTGGACGTGGTCATCGAGGTACTTGATGCGCGGATTCCCTACTCGAGCGAGAACCCGATGCTGGCCGAACTGCGAGGCGACAAGCCTTGTTTGAAGGTGCTGGCCAAAAGCGACCTTGCCGACGACGCGATGACCGAGGTCTGGATTTCGCATTTCGAAGAATCGGTGGGTGTCCGCGCCCACGCGGTCACGACCGAAGACGTGCCTACGATTCGGCGTTTGAAACACATCGTTGCCAAGATGGTGCCGCATCGCGCGGGCATGACGATCACCGCGATGATCGTTGGCATTCCCAATGTCGGTAAATCAACGATCATCAATTTTTTGGCGAACCGAAAGATCGCCAAAACGGGGAACACGCCCGCAGTCACTCAGCAACAACAACGGGTCAACATTGGCGACAGCGTCGCGCTGTTGGATACGCCCGGCGTGCTGTGGCCGAACGTGCATAATGTGAACAGCGGTTACCGGTTGGGCTTGGTTGGTTCCATCAAAGACACCGCGATGGATTACGCTGACATCGGTTTCTTTGGGGCTCGCTACTTGGCCGCGAATTATCCCGAGCGGTTGATGCAGCGGTACGATTTAACTTCAGTGCCTGGCACTGATTTAGAGCTGATCGAAGCGATCGGCCGCCGCCGAGGTTGTCTTGGCAAAAGCAATCTCGTCGACATCGATCGGGCCTCGCGGATTTTGGTGAACGACATTCGTGCCGGTGAACTTGGGCGTTTGACGCTCGAGACACCTGAATTGATGCAACGCGAGCAGCTGCAAACGGCGAAGTTGATTGCGGAGAAAGAAGAGGCGTCTAAAGAAAAGGATGCAAAACGGAAAAAGCGATTTCGCGACAAGCAGCGTGCTCAACGCAAGTCCCGCGAGATGAGATGA